The genomic stretch CTACAGTGCAACTAAATCAGCACATCCCAAGGGTTAGGCGGATTGTGGAATTCCTGATTGTCTACCCAGCACTGCACAATTATATAATGTCACCAAACGATCATGGTGCTTTTGCATTGGAACTCAAACGGTCAGACCCAACCCATACATGCCCCCTCGGCCCCTCACACCTCAGGAGGCAATCGACAACGACAAGCTACCATATTCTAAAGGAACAACTTCAGATTCATCACAACGGCCAAATCTCCCATCTAAAAGCTGAAAATTTGATATACTGAGATTCTGGCATTTacatcctcctcctctttccTCTCAGAGTTGGTGGCACGGGGACGTGAAGGAGCACTGACCTGGCGAGTCGGGTGTAGAAGAGCTGCTTGGAGAGCTCCCGGCACTTCTCGATGGTGGGAGGGTCGACGACGTAGTGCTTGTTCTTCTCCATGAGCGTCTTGTGGTACGAGCCTCCGTGCTTGGCCACCATCCTCGTCGCCTCGCACGCCTTGGACTGCAGCTGCGCCAGCTTCGACCCCAGCGCCGCCATGGAATGTGCCGCCGCCGCTGGTGCTGGTGCTAGCTCACGGTTCGGAACGCGGCAATGCGGGTTAGAAGAAGAAATTATAAAGGTAAAGAGAAAATTCCGGCGGTCGGGAAGCGCGGATTCCAGGATGATGTGATGGATTCTTTGAGTTTACCTTGTGATTGTGATCGGCGGTTTGGACCGAAGGGATGGAGAGATCCGAGGTGAGGACACGAGTTGGAACTTGGGAAAGACGGCTGCGAGGGGACGGTAAGGGACAGGGCTGTTTTATAGCAGGCTTATTAGCGCCGTACTTGTCTTGGAGGGGAGGTTAGGACCTGCTTTGTCCAGGTGGACTCCATTAGGCTTACGACTTTTCATTGGTAAATCAAATCAAACCCCTGTAATAGCACGGTTCCCATACAGATTAGCGACCTCATTGAGTTTGTCTTGAGAAGTAACATCCCAATGACATATATGTCTTGTTTATTTAAATTATGTTTTGAAtgaaccttttttttttatttttttgagaaaatgttCTGATTGAACTCAGTTTTTCTTTTAGAATATAAAGATGAATTAATTTTGATTAACTTTTGGTTTTCCTTTTAGAACAAAGATGAATTAGTTTTGATTTCAGTTCGACACATTGAGCTTTAGTTTTTGAAATTAAGTCTCAAATAGTTCAAGAAAACTATGATAATGAGATTATGTCAATTTCAAAAATAGCTCGAAAAAAGTGCACTTGACACGTTATCTGCCTGTACATGTAGCCCTGGCACCACATGTCATTTCAAGTTCAATTATACACCTTTAAGTTTCTGCAGTGCTTCCGAAAACAATACAATTTCTCAATACAGGACTTGCAGATCGGAAGAAAAATATGCAGTACCATTCATTAGTTAGGCATCTGATGATAAAAGACAAGACATGTAAGCCTGTATATAAACCCAATGGTAGGGAGAAGATACCCATTAACAGGCATCTGGTGTATTGCTGTATTACAATGGAAGCTTAAAAACAGATTCACGGCAGGTATGGTGTCCATTACAGGCGAACTGACTTCAAGTACAGAGCTCTATGCTCATCAAACAACCTGGACATACATCCTTCCAGGCACAACAAATTTGCAAATCTGAGCAAAGTCTGTCCTTATTTCAGATGAGATAAGTAGGTCAAATGCAAAGAAATATAGGGAGCGAGCAACAGCAGAAGCATGCTTCACTTGGTCCACCAGTGAAGGAAATCCTTACGCCTGTTGATCTTCTTTTGGAGCTGAAGAACACCGTACAGTAGTGCCTCAGCAGTTGGTGGGCACCCAGGGACGTAGATGTCCACAGGGACTATACGGTCACATCCACGTACAACAGAGTAGGAGTAATGGTAGTATCCACCACCGTTGGCACAGCTGCCCATTGAAATAACCCATCTAGGCTCAGGCATTTGGTCATAAACCCTGCAAATAACAAATTTAAAATATGTTCACACACACGTCTCAACAAAAGAAGAGACAAATAAGGAATATTATTAGAAGCACGTAAAGCTTAAAGAAAGTCACTATAGTATACAATCCAGATTTGTAATTTAAGGATACCAAGCAAAGCCTCTTTCCTCCATTCCTATAATTTTGATATTTTTATGTTTCAGCAAGCAAAATGGATAGTCAATCCATGCAGATAATGCAGCTAGCCAGTCAATGCAAGCTTACTTATTTTCCTAATATTGTCAGTGTCCGCAAATAAAGTCATACAGAGCATGTTTTTCCAACATCTTTTACTACAGAATTTTTATCAATGTATTATTACTACCTCTGGTCGAATAAAGATGTCATGCTGACCATGACCAAAATCATCAATGCTATTTGAAAGAGACTGGCCCCTTCGGTTGTAACGAAACCTTTATCCAACCAGAGAGCTTATTAAGGTTCTTAAAAGAGTGGTGCCGTAAAAGTACTTTGAGTGGCAACTTTATCTGTTACTTAGACATGGTCCTAAAGACTTATACATTGAAAAGTGATCAAATTTAAAAGGTTTAACTAATGAATGCAATGGTAAGCTAGCATCCAAAAATGATGCTGGGTTTGCTAGAGCACTCCTGTGTTTCAGCATCTACAGTTAGTACTAACAAGAATTGCAAAACCAGTAAAAGATTAGAATTTAATTCTCCAAAACATCTTAGCACAGAAAACAATACAAACGATATAGAaatgaactaaggccttgtttagttcaccccaaaaaccaaaaacttttcaagattccccgtcacatcgaatcttgcggcatgcatggagcattaaatatagacaaaaacaaaactaattgcacagtttacctgtaaattgcgagatgaatcttttgagcctagctagacaataattgccaaataaaaacgaagtgcaacagtaccaaaaacaaaaaaaattcagaactaaacaaggcctaagtttatGTTTGAACTTCAATAGTTTGCTCAACCTGCTAAAGAGAAGAAACACAACATCATAACCACACATCCTAGAAAGGCGCAACTCAAACAACAGGTCTCCTATGCAAATTTATACCAAGAAATTACCAATGTTGATTGGTATGATATGCAAGGTAAGGTCACATACTATACTATAACAATTACTCCAGAAGACAATACTTAAACAAGAAAAATGGTGGGTTTGGATTAACAGAAGCTCAGTATTAAGTCAAATCCCTATACAAATAGCCTCACAAGTGTGGCTGGTTGTCCGCACAATGCAAATTGATCGATTACATTACAATTATCCTCAAAACTTGTTGATACAAATTATAATCATTTTTAGAAAACTTGCAGATAACCAAGTCTATGTAGCTGGTTGTCAAATCAAAGACCCATATCCTACTTCAAGAACATGTTGTTCGTGGGAGCAAACTGAAAATTCTCCATATAATGATCTGAGCACAACATGGTTTCTACAGACGCTATGGCCAATCAGTAGTAAAAATCTAATTCTCTGGATCATATTTCTTCGGTGCAAAGATAGAAATATATTGCTTCATATTCCCCTACCTAGATCCTTTGTGAGATCTAAGGACCCCCCCAAATCGAAATCTAAAATCGGCCTAACCAATCGAGACGAGGAATGTGTTACTGACTTGCGGAGGGCTGGAGCCATCTTGTTGGTGAGCGTGCCGGCGACGATCATGCAATCGGACTGGCGCGGCGAGGGACGGAAGATGACGCCGAACCGGTCGAAGTCGTAGCGGGACGCGCCGGCGTGCATCATCTCCACCGCGCAGCAGGCGAGCCCGAAGGTCATGGGCCAGATCGAGCCCTTACGCGCCCAGTTCATCAGGTCGTCCACCTTGGAGACCACGAACTCGGCCGTCTTCGACATCGCCGGCGGGGGCGCGCCCCCGTATGGCGCTGGGGACGTCGAGGAGGCGCccgcagcagcggcggcggagtAGGCCCGCGGAGTGGAGAGGAGGGCCAGCCGCGCGGTGCGCGGGAGCAGCGCCATGGTCGGTCGCTAGGGTTTCCTCACCTCGTGGAGGAGGGCGTGGAAGCGTAGGCCGATTTGGGGGGATGGCTTCTCGGAGCTCTGGGGGCACACAGGGAGGTCGGGAGGTGGCTGTCTCGTGGCCGTGGGGAGGTCGGGGGGCGCGTGTTGTGTGCGCGCCGTGAGTGTGACTGGCCCAAAGGACCAATAAGACCGGCCCAGGCCCAAGTCTCAAATAATTTCTTAGACCCGTCCAAGGCTGATTCACTAGTCGGTCTAAATTTCATTTTTGTCGGAAGCCCCATTTTTTGAAGAAAAAGGTTCATTGATCTCAACTACTGCATAAGTTTGATTGAACCCTGTTAATTAGAAAACCAGTTTTTTAGACACATCCAATTATTTAAACCATTTGATTTACCTCCCTGAGCAGTACTGAGGTGATTTTAGTTGATGTGGTGCCACTTCAGCCGTCCTACGTGATGTCAAGTTAGCTATGACAATGATAAATCGGACTTTTGCGATACTTTAGAGAGaaaatttgaattttcaaaaaaagttgttgaaatatttttttcaaaataaaatccaaatattGTTTCTAGAAACTGATTATCAatataaattttgttttaactCGGAAGAAGTGTAAAAccaatttcatttttttttcaaaaatcatgatctacctttcTGTTCCTTAGTTAGAATTATTTGTATATAATACAGCCTCCTAAAATTTGAAATTGCGGCAAATATGAATTGGAGGACACAAACCAAGATAAATCCTGTAGACCATAGCATGGATCATCCTGCAACTCTCCATGCAAACTTAAAATATTTCCTCGATTGACTGAGGCCTTGGAAATAGAAAAAACATACAAGTCTTGGTTGCTCTCAGTCAACATCGACACTCTCAATTCAAAATAACTAATCTTTTAGAAAAATAGTTTCAACATTTGAATTTCCAATTGaatataaaaatacataaaataCATATCACGACTAATCTACCGATATTTGTTACGCACCacatatattattattttgtgtTATTTGTTCAAATTTAGAAACTTTGATTTCTACTGTTATGTTTGAGAGAGAACGTACTCTATCCCAAAATAACTGTTATTTGTGTTtcttaagaaacaattttggctagtcacaaaaaaagaaacaactttggctaaatatatattaaaaatattaatatttattatacATAGTTAGAGTATagttagtactccctccgtatttACCGAGAAAGTCATTTAGGACAGGGACATAGTTTCTAAAGCCTAACTTTAACTCCTTGTTTTTTGTAAAAATATTTAACAGAAAGTGGTgtctaacatatatatatatatatatatatatatatatatatatatatatatgttatgaaagtattttttaagacaaatctatttgtatagttttcatatttttaaactcaacaacttaaaagttattcatgtttGATCCAAACTTTGTCCAAAACGATTTTCTTTTTAAGTATAAAGGGAGTATCGTTAGAAAAATCTTTAACTAGttatttaacaaatttatttaaaaacataaatattgaatattttttttataaactaAATCACACAAAAATCGAAAATAGTAGTTATATGGGACGGGTGCATGTGACACAAATCAGATGGGACTTGGCGCGCGTGTATCCGACGATGGACAGTGGGAGACGGGGAGAGTCCGTGACTCTGGTTCAGTTCAATTGCTTTCACGCGGATATGTCAGAGCATATCCTAGGAATATGTACCTGAAATTTGATGAAACGCAGATCTGCGGCGGACATCTCTTTCAGTTTCACGGGGTATATGATGCGCGACAGGTTACCTGTCTTTTGTGGCTTGTGGCGCGCAACAAGCTCGGAGATCGGTGCAGACAGATTCCCTAGTGCTGCTAGTGCGATTCGAAATAAGACCACAATTTCACTGGCATAGAATTCTCAAAAAAATTTAACTGGCATAGAGCACGCTAGCCTTTCAAAATGTATGGCAGAAGCATACAAATATCACGCACGCTTGATCGCAACTAAATTTGAATGAATTTCGCCGCTAATTGCGTAATTGTGGCTACAGATTGTAGTGCCCTGCCTAACAGGGAAGCACGCGCATGAATTTTGCTTGTCGTAAATCGTAAGGGATTTCATCCATTAATTTTATCTTTTGTCGGTAGCAAAGAAGATACAACGAGCCATAGCCAATTCAGCAGTGACAGGCTCGATCCGGAGGGAATACACCACACGCACACAAAATTAGTCAATAATACAGTTAACAAACGCTACTATTAATCCATCGTATCGTACGCCGTGCCTCGCCCGCACTTGCTCGAGCTCTCACAACGAACCCGAACCGGCAATAATATCAGATTCTCAACCAGAGACAAGACGGCATCAGTTCTTGACGCCGAGCGGCATGATGGGCATGCCGCCGTCCTGCGCGGCAACGGGCATGGTGGACTCGAGCTTGCAGtcgagcggcggcggcagcgcggCCTCCTCCACGAGCGCCCTCCCGACGAGGCGCAGCAGCGTCTCCTCCAGGTCGGCGCCGTCGGCCCACGGGTGCACCTCCGCCTGCACCCGCGCGGGGTCCTCGCGGATGAGGTCCCACACGGGGTAACCCCTGCGCGGCATCATGAAGTCCTCCCGGGCCAGCCGCAGCGACGGGCAGTAGTCGCCGCGGCCGTCGCCGAGGTAGATGACGCGCTTCGTCGACCTCCCGGTCGTCCCGGCGGCCGCCTCGCGGAGGATGCGGTCGAGCACCAGGCCCTTGCACATGTTGGGCGGGCAGGTGCCGACGCCGCAGCCGTGCGGGGCGGCGTGGTAGGGCCCGATGCGGAGGCGGCCGTCGGCGTCGACGTGGCTGGGGTTGGTGTTGATCTGGGAGAAGCAGCCACGGATGCCGTGGTGCTCCAGGACGGTCTCGATGAAGAAGGCGTTGGCGTCGCTGAGCACGCGCAGGTCGCAGCCCAGCGCGTACGCGGCCTTGATGGCGGCGGGCACGCGCGGGTCGATGGGCGCCGCCCTCAGCACCTCGGCGACGTCGCCCAGGGTCTTGCCGGCCGCGTGGAGCTCACCCATCATGGTGTCCATGAGCGTGTTCCAGGGCATGGTGGGGAGGAGGCGCTCGAACAGCTCGGTGAAGCCCAGGTTGTCGACCACCCAGTTGTCGCTGTCCACGTCGATGATCGTCTTGTCGAAGTCGAACACCACCACGATCCCGGCCATGGGTTTAGCTGGCTGGTTTTTAGGGCGGCTGGCTGGCTACGATGCTAGCTGCTTTGTGTCGTCGAGCTTGTTTGCGGTGGATCGATGGCTGGGGGAGCCGCGGTGGAGGCGGCCTTATATACGGGAGTCGGGGCCGGGGGCGCGGGAAGATGCCGAGGGAATATTACGGAGATGCCTAAGAATAGCGAGCCGGTCTCGGTCGGTCTCGGTGGTGTTCCGGTTCATCCATCGGCCGCGTCAAGTTTGGCGCGGGGGCGGCGGGTGTAGATTCGGCGCGGCGGACCGATGCGACTCGCCAAACTCCCTCGAGAAACCACGCGTGGCGCCCGCTTCTGGTCTGGTTCGCGGTcgcgtggcggtggcggcgcgccGTGCGCGGGATGCGGCTTCTGGTTTGGTGGAAAAGGAGGAAGGCGCGAGTCAGTCGGCAGCGGCTTGTTGAGAAGGATCCGGAGATGCTTGGCTCCTGCATGGGGGCGAGGGAATATCCAATCCCCCGGTCCGTCCCGGGGAGCCGTGGTCGAGTCGCTCTCGCATTTCCGTATCTGAGTCTGAGGCCACTTCGTGGTTCAGCGATTTACGTGCCCATTgatcattttttttttggcttcttGATTGAGTCGATCGAAAGAAACTTCTCTGTACCGTGTTTACCAAAACTGGTCTggtttttgaaaggtataagaATGGCTCACCTCACGCTGCGTGAACCAAGTGAAAATAATCGGACGGCTTCCTCTTTTCTTTTTGATCCAAACATGCACGCACAAAACTGAAGCTAGCTCATTTGTACAGCAGTCTCTGCTATACTGTTCGTGGCGAAATTGTGTGGTGCTCCAGGGGAATGCTGTCGTGCTTATGGCACCAGATTTGGCAGTTCCGCGCGAAGGTCGTGTACTGCCACGATATTTGTTCACGTTTCCTGGGGGGGGGTGTCCTGTAGCGGATATTCGGCGGATGCGGAGAATCTCCCCCGGAGGTGGCTGCTGGCCGCCAAGGTCGGTCAGTTTGTGGTCCTGCCTCACTGTTTTGAGCCATCAGAACGCGGTCCTCTGTTTTCGCCTCCCTTTTCTCTTCAtgttcttaaaaaaaattttacaaatttttttatatttttcgtcacatcaaatcttacagcaaatatataaaatattaaatataaataaaagaaataactaattacacggtttatttgtaattggtgagataaatcttttaaacttaattaatctatgattagacaattttgtaaaaattttaaaactaaacaagaccagacAATGCTTTATTAGTTCCTCCGTCAATTTTTTTGCGTTCTATAGGTTCTCTTTCGGTCCAAATTCGACCAGCTAGCAATTTGTTCTTAATTCCGGGAATCAGGATTATTCGCATTCTAGTGTTATACATGCGTGGATCTCACATAAGAGCGCACCATCTCCATTTGTCCATGTTTGCATGCAAAAGCTTGAAACATCGCGTCATGTGGAGTCCCGCTCTAGGAAAGAGCTCCTAGTCGTTTCACCAATCTCAATGGACcatttcaatgcactgtttccaaaacaaatctgctgacaaagcatcaatgaaacgaacaatgaaacaacctccacaatgcatgagtttcactttgatgtttcctaggctgggcaaagcatttaattactgcaaaatgattggatcacatgcaagatggtgaaacgatttagtcctcagtAGGGACTAGGGATTTCATcatgtttcaccgcgtgggaaacaacgccagcggagtttcaccatggtgaaactacttccttctctctcctcttcgtttcatgcaaaaagtgcagttttgctgacatgacactctaataaatgtgcatgacatcctggtgaaacccccactgagactggccttattcCGCCCTTTAGCTAATATTCTCGAAACGACAGGAAAGGAACTGGACGTGAAACattatactctctccatcctgTCTATAATTGACATTTTAGCTTGTTACCAAGTGCAGCAAAGATTCTCGAAATTTTGACATTGCTTGTGTCCAGATGCACCAAACAATATCATGAATGTAGACATTTAAATGCACTGCCACAACAACAATTATAGCAGGACAAAGGGAGTAGAACATTATTTTCAAAGCTATGGTACAAAGGGATATCTTCATTCATATCGTTCGTTCAAGAGATGAAACGTGTACCTAATATAATTGTAATGATATTCATATGACATGGAGCATGTTTCACTTTGGTAATGCATGTT from Sorghum bicolor cultivar BTx623 chromosome 3, Sorghum_bicolor_NCBIv3, whole genome shotgun sequence encodes the following:
- the LOC8069804 gene encoding uncharacterized protein LOC8069804 → MAALGSKLAQLQSKACEATRMVAKHGGSYHKTLMEKNKHYVVDPPTIEKCRELSKQLFYTRLASLPGRYESFWKELDGAKLLWKNRSNLKVEDAGVAAMFGIELYAWFCLGEIAGRGFTVTGYHV
- the LOC8069805 gene encoding uncharacterized protein LOC8069805; this encodes MALLPRTARLALLSTPRAYSAAAAAGASSTSPAPYGGAPPPAMSKTAEFVVSKVDDLMNWARKGSIWPMTFGLACCAVEMMHAGASRYDFDRFGVIFRPSPRQSDCMIVAGTLTNKMAPALRKVYDQMPEPRWVISMGSCANGGGYYHYSYSVVRGCDRIVPVDIYVPGCPPTAEALLYGVLQLQKKINRRKDFLHWWTK
- the LOC8069806 gene encoding inorganic pyrophosphatase 1, with amino-acid sequence MAGIVVVFDFDKTIIDVDSDNWVVDNLGFTELFERLLPTMPWNTLMDTMMGELHAAGKTLGDVAEVLRAAPIDPRVPAAIKAAYALGCDLRVLSDANAFFIETVLEHHGIRGCFSQINTNPSHVDADGRLRIGPYHAAPHGCGVGTCPPNMCKGLVLDRILREAAAGTTGRSTKRVIYLGDGRGDYCPSLRLAREDFMMPRRGYPVWDLIREDPARVQAEVHPWADGADLEETLLRLVGRALVEEAALPPPLDCKLESTMPVAAQDGGMPIMPLGVKN